A region from the Haloarcula limicola genome encodes:
- a CDS encoding protein translocase SEC61 complex subunit gamma gives MDVPYDLTSYVRVLKLASTPSWEEFSQIAKIAGAGIMLVGLLGFVIFAVMTFVPGSKPV, from the coding sequence ATGGACGTCCCGTACGACCTCACCTCCTACGTTCGCGTACTCAAACTGGCGAGTACGCCCTCCTGGGAGGAGTTCTCGCAAATCGCAAAGATCGCCGGTGCCGGTATCATGCTGGTCGGACTGCTCGGGTTCGTCATCTTCGCGGTGATGACGTTCGTCCCCGGAAGCAAGCCGGTGTAA
- a CDS encoding helix-hairpin-helix domain-containing protein, which produces MGLLQKLKSALGLDGAESASGNGSGSPGDVDVTVEREPSTEDEDAVKGTETAVTDGSETETPSTDAGAATDDETAAADATVPDESGSIDATVPEAEPEIGEGSDDPVTEIKGIGPAYAKRLNGLGIDTVGDLAAADAAEIAAETDLSESRIDGWIERAKDY; this is translated from the coding sequence ATGGGTCTGCTTCAGAAACTGAAATCTGCCCTCGGGCTCGACGGGGCGGAGTCCGCGTCAGGGAACGGGTCCGGGTCGCCCGGCGACGTGGACGTGACCGTCGAGCGCGAACCATCTACTGAGGACGAAGACGCAGTCAAGGGGACCGAGACTGCGGTGACGGACGGCAGCGAGACCGAGACTCCGAGCACCGACGCGGGCGCGGCGACCGACGACGAGACGGCCGCCGCCGACGCGACCGTGCCCGACGAGAGCGGGTCGATAGACGCCACGGTCCCCGAGGCCGAGCCCGAGATCGGCGAGGGGAGCGACGACCCGGTCACCGAGATCAAGGGCATCGGCCCGGCCTACGCGAAGCGACTCAACGGTCTCGGTATCGACACCGTCGGCGACCTCGCGGCGGCGGACGCCGCCGAGATAGCCGCGGAGACGGACCTCTCCGAGAGCCGGATCGACGGCTGGATCGAGCGCGCCAAGGACTACTAG
- the ftsZ gene encoding cell division protein FtsZ: MDSIIDDAIEEAEDERDGASEPAAETETSPGREDVSTSGTMTDDELASVVKDLETKITVVGCGGAGGNTVTRMMEEGIHGAKLVAANTDAQHLADEVEADTKILIGRKRTGGRGAGSVPKIGEEAAQEDLEDIQQSIDGSDMVFVTAGLGGGTGTGSAPVVAQAAQDAGALTISIVTIPFTAEGERRRANADAGLERLRAVSDTVIVVPNDRLLDYAPSMPLQDAFKICDRVLMRSVKGMTELITKPGLVNVDFADVRTIMENGGVAMIGLGESDSENKAQDSIRSALRSPLLDVEFDGANSALVNVVGGPDMSIEEAEGVVEEIYDRIDPDARIIWGASINNDFQGKMETMIVVTGVESPQIYGQSEAEQERAAKQMGEDIDFVE, encoded by the coding sequence ATGGACTCGATTATCGACGACGCTATCGAGGAGGCCGAAGACGAACGGGACGGCGCCTCGGAGCCAGCGGCCGAGACGGAGACGAGCCCCGGGCGAGAGGACGTGTCGACGTCCGGGACGATGACCGACGACGAACTGGCCAGCGTCGTCAAGGACTTAGAGACGAAGATCACCGTCGTCGGCTGCGGCGGTGCCGGCGGGAACACCGTCACCCGCATGATGGAGGAGGGCATTCACGGCGCGAAACTCGTCGCCGCGAACACGGACGCCCAGCACTTAGCCGACGAAGTGGAAGCCGACACGAAGATCCTCATCGGTCGCAAGCGCACCGGCGGCCGCGGCGCGGGCTCGGTCCCGAAAATCGGCGAGGAGGCCGCCCAGGAGGACCTAGAGGACATCCAGCAGTCCATCGACGGCTCCGACATGGTCTTCGTCACCGCCGGGCTCGGCGGCGGCACCGGGACCGGTTCGGCTCCCGTCGTCGCGCAGGCCGCACAGGACGCCGGCGCGCTCACGATCTCTATCGTCACGATCCCGTTCACGGCGGAGGGCGAACGCCGCCGCGCGAACGCCGACGCCGGTCTCGAACGCCTGCGGGCCGTCTCCGACACCGTCATCGTCGTCCCGAACGACCGCCTCCTCGACTACGCGCCGTCGATGCCGCTGCAGGACGCCTTCAAGATCTGCGACCGCGTGCTGATGCGCTCGGTCAAGGGCATGACCGAACTCATCACCAAGCCCGGTCTCGTCAACGTGGACTTCGCCGACGTCCGCACCATCATGGAGAACGGCGGCGTCGCCATGATCGGGCTGGGCGAGTCCGACAGCGAGAACAAGGCCCAGGACTCCATCCGCTCGGCGCTCCGCTCGCCGCTGCTGGACGTGGAGTTCGACGGCGCGAACTCCGCGCTGGTCAACGTCGTCGGCGGTCCCGACATGAGTATCGAGGAGGCCGAGGGCGTCGTCGAGGAGATCTACGACCGCATCGACCCCGACGCCCGCATCATCTGGGGGGCGTCCATCAACAACGACTTCCAGGGGAAGATGGAGACGATGATCGTCGTCACCGGCGTCGAGAGCCCGCAGATATACGGCCAGAGCGAGGCCGAACAGGAGCGCGCCGCCAAGCAGATGGGCGAAGACATCGACTTCGTCGAGTAA
- a CDS encoding helix-hairpin-helix domain-containing protein produces MQRETIQQTQELFQQSLQLQQNAMEAFMENSISAQRSAQQQGTELLQQLFNAQLDAFESSMDADEVRSKLDAQFAENAELTQEVLDAQYEQNAEVVRKLFNDQLDAVESSLDGEQFRDAVNDQFEDFEDTQNDAWDEFESEFDETFEDLSESQRELVSETVSAVLSAQRRTQEDAVESVRAAESVSENVQETAEETTRNVQETAEETAQHAQETAEEVTENADRAVEEVAEQAQQQLSGGDNADARGDSADHGTELETVEGLGETYADRLREVGVESIGDLASTDAGTVADAAEVAEDRASDWINSAQSQA; encoded by the coding sequence ATGCAACGCGAGACTATCCAGCAGACGCAGGAACTCTTCCAGCAGAGCCTCCAGCTCCAGCAGAACGCGATGGAGGCGTTCATGGAGAACAGCATCAGCGCTCAGCGCTCCGCCCAGCAACAGGGGACCGAACTCCTCCAACAGCTCTTCAACGCGCAGCTCGACGCGTTCGAGTCGTCGATGGACGCCGACGAGGTCCGTTCGAAGCTCGACGCCCAGTTCGCGGAGAACGCCGAGCTGACCCAGGAGGTCCTCGACGCGCAGTACGAGCAGAACGCGGAGGTCGTCCGCAAACTGTTCAACGATCAGCTCGACGCCGTCGAGAGCTCCCTCGACGGCGAGCAGTTCCGCGACGCCGTCAACGACCAGTTCGAGGACTTCGAGGACACGCAAAACGACGCCTGGGACGAGTTCGAATCCGAGTTCGACGAGACGTTCGAGGACCTCAGCGAGTCACAGCGAGAGCTCGTCTCCGAGACCGTCTCCGCGGTCCTCAGCGCCCAGCGCCGGACCCAGGAAGACGCCGTCGAGAGCGTTCGGGCCGCCGAGTCGGTCTCCGAGAACGTTCAGGAGACCGCCGAAGAGACAACCCGGAACGTTCAGGAGACTGCCGAAGAGACGGCACAGCACGCGCAGGAGACCGCCGAGGAGGTCACGGAGAACGCCGACCGGGCTGTCGAGGAAGTCGCCGAACAGGCCCAACAGCAGCTATCCGGAGGCGACAACGCGGACGCGAGAGGGGATTCTGCCGACCACGGGACGGAACTCGAGACCGTCGAGGGACTCGGTGAGACGTACGCCGACCGGCTCCGGGAGGTCGGCGTCGAATCGATCGGCGACCTCGCCAGCACCGATGCGGGAACGGTCGCCGACGCGGCCGAGGTCGCGGAGGACCGCGCCAGCGACTGGATCAACAGCGCTCAGTCACAGGCCTGA
- a CDS encoding alpha-amylase domain-containing protein, which yields MTRQFAGGSEDFSRRDVLRGMGALGAAATGASLTTGGAQAVGSSAVYQYYHTDWTQVESDLSTIAAQGYDAIQVPPAQYSRLDRSHQEGVTDPPLGYQPVDLKNFDSVFGTEAEYQSMVDEAHNQGLDVIADAVVNHMAANDDFRGAPGITFDDLPYFSERDFHPEDSIDYSDPESVENDWLVGLKDLKQESSYVRGQIQDYVQKYANLGVDGIRWDAVKHVPEWFFEDYANEWADDLGLWTVGECLDGSVDYCMQYANTGMSVTDYPLYYKMKDAFKPYGDLRALDGAGVVDQSPYQALTFVSNHDSGPPKLEKLAYAYILTYEGYPRVYSNRVGVSDGDIQNLLWIRNNLAGGAAYTRHSSSPLYVFERYNNLLVGLNRTGSWRSANVYTSWSNTTLNDYTGHAGDISTGSGGYTNVSVPPESWVCYAPY from the coding sequence ATGACACGACAGTTCGCAGGGGGAAGCGAGGACTTCTCCCGACGTGACGTACTCAGAGGCATGGGCGCACTCGGCGCGGCGGCGACGGGTGCTTCACTGACGACGGGCGGCGCGCAGGCGGTGGGTTCCAGCGCGGTGTATCAGTACTACCACACCGACTGGACGCAGGTCGAGAGCGACCTCTCGACTATCGCCGCACAGGGCTACGACGCGATTCAGGTGCCGCCGGCGCAGTACAGCCGGTTAGACAGGAGCCATCAGGAGGGCGTCACCGACCCGCCGCTCGGCTACCAGCCGGTCGATCTCAAGAACTTCGACAGCGTCTTCGGCACCGAAGCGGAGTACCAGTCGATGGTGGACGAGGCCCACAATCAGGGCCTCGACGTGATTGCGGACGCCGTCGTCAACCACATGGCGGCGAACGACGACTTCCGCGGCGCGCCCGGCATCACCTTCGACGACCTGCCGTACTTCAGCGAGCGGGATTTCCACCCGGAAGATTCGATAGACTACTCCGACCCGGAGTCCGTCGAGAACGACTGGCTCGTCGGGCTGAAAGACCTCAAGCAGGAGTCGTCGTACGTTCGCGGGCAGATACAGGATTACGTGCAGAAGTACGCTAACCTCGGCGTCGACGGCATCCGCTGGGACGCGGTCAAACACGTCCCCGAGTGGTTCTTCGAGGACTACGCCAACGAGTGGGCCGACGACCTCGGCCTCTGGACAGTCGGCGAATGCCTCGACGGTTCGGTCGACTACTGCATGCAGTACGCCAATACCGGGATGTCGGTGACCGACTACCCGCTGTACTACAAGATGAAAGACGCGTTCAAGCCCTACGGCGACCTGCGAGCGCTGGACGGGGCCGGCGTCGTCGACCAGTCGCCCTATCAGGCGCTCACATTCGTCTCGAATCACGACAGCGGCCCGCCGAAACTGGAGAAACTCGCCTACGCGTACATCTTGACTTACGAGGGATATCCCCGCGTCTACAGCAACCGCGTCGGCGTCAGCGACGGCGACATCCAGAACCTGCTCTGGATTCGGAACAACCTCGCCGGCGGAGCGGCCTACACGCGCCACTCCTCCAGCCCGCTGTACGTCTTCGAGCGGTACAACAACCTGCTCGTCGGACTCAACCGGACGGGCAGCTGGCGCTCGGCGAACGTCTATACGTCGTGGTCGAACACGACGCTGAACGACTACACGGGCCACGCGGGCGACATCTCGACCGGCAGCGGCGGCTACACGAACGTCTCGGTCCCGCCGGAGAGTTGGGTCTGTTACGCGCCGTACTGA
- a CDS encoding aminotransferase class IV, giving the protein MQYHVDGELVPEDDATVSVLDRGFMYGDAGFETLRVYGGDPFEWEAHRNRLQHTAETLGFADAVPDDLRARVDETLAANDLSEAYLKVSVTRGVQPGKLTPGHEVDPTVVVICKELPRGGRDGKRAWDGPAAVQTVRTRRTPSEAVPADVKTHNYLNGILGKLELRRAAAGGDPADECLMRDIDGNVAEGATSNVFFVAENALRTPGADLDLLPGVTRDVVMELAREEEFPVETGRYSLDDLRNADEAFLTNSTWEIRPIATVDGIKVGTGPMTKLLQRLFDERIEAAHY; this is encoded by the coding sequence ATGCAATACCACGTAGACGGCGAACTCGTCCCGGAAGACGACGCCACGGTATCGGTGCTGGACCGCGGGTTCATGTACGGCGACGCGGGCTTCGAGACGCTGCGGGTCTACGGCGGCGACCCCTTCGAGTGGGAGGCGCACCGAAACCGCCTCCAGCACACCGCCGAGACGCTCGGCTTCGCCGACGCCGTGCCCGACGACCTGCGAGCGCGAGTCGACGAGACGCTCGCCGCGAACGACCTCTCGGAGGCGTATCTCAAGGTCTCGGTCACGCGCGGCGTCCAGCCCGGCAAGCTCACGCCCGGACACGAGGTGGACCCGACGGTCGTCGTCATCTGCAAGGAACTGCCGCGCGGCGGACGCGACGGGAAGCGGGCCTGGGACGGTCCGGCGGCCGTCCAGACGGTTCGGACCCGGCGGACGCCGAGCGAGGCGGTCCCGGCCGACGTGAAGACGCACAACTACCTCAACGGTATCCTCGGCAAGCTCGAACTCCGCCGGGCGGCCGCCGGCGGCGACCCGGCCGACGAGTGCCTGATGCGCGATATCGACGGCAACGTCGCCGAGGGCGCGACGAGCAACGTCTTCTTCGTCGCCGAGAACGCGCTGCGGACGCCGGGCGCGGATCTCGACCTCCTGCCGGGCGTGACCCGCGACGTGGTGATGGAACTGGCCCGCGAGGAGGAGTTCCCGGTCGAGACGGGCCGCTACTCGCTCGATGACCTGCGAAACGCGGACGAGGCGTTTCTCACCAACTCGACCTGGGAGATCCGCCCGATAGCGACCGTCGACGGCATCAAGGTCGGTACCGGGCCGATGACGAAACTGCTCCAGCGGCTGTTCGACGAGCGTATCGAGGCTGCACACTACTGA
- a CDS encoding shikimate dehydrogenase, protein MDVYGLIGNPVGHSLSPPMHEAGYEALGIDAKYVTFEPAADGGAAAVEAADRLGVAGLNVTIPFKQDVLDAVSPDPLAERIGAVNTIDFGDGTPTGYNTDAVGAVRALEHHGVDLSGTAVVVGAGGAGRAVAFGLADEGMSVRVANRTESKARDLAGEVPDASGHGLAGLAELLADADVLVNCTSVGMDEDETPVPAEALHGELAVLDAVYSPLSTRLLRDAAEVGATTIDGAWMLLYQGVEAFELWTGEDAPVNPMNDALRAGL, encoded by the coding sequence ATGGACGTCTACGGTCTCATCGGGAACCCGGTCGGGCACTCGCTGTCGCCGCCGATGCACGAGGCGGGCTACGAGGCGCTCGGCATCGACGCGAAGTACGTCACATTCGAACCCGCCGCCGACGGGGGAGCGGCGGCCGTCGAGGCGGCCGACCGACTCGGCGTCGCGGGCCTGAACGTCACCATCCCGTTCAAACAGGACGTGCTCGACGCCGTCTCGCCCGATCCGCTCGCCGAACGCATCGGCGCGGTCAACACTATCGACTTCGGTGACGGGACACCGACGGGTTACAACACGGACGCCGTCGGAGCCGTTCGAGCGCTCGAACACCACGGCGTGGACCTCTCCGGAACGGCCGTCGTCGTCGGTGCAGGCGGAGCCGGTCGGGCCGTCGCGTTCGGCCTCGCAGACGAGGGCATGAGCGTTCGCGTCGCCAATCGAACCGAGTCGAAGGCCCGCGACCTCGCCGGAGAGGTCCCCGACGCAAGCGGGCACGGACTCGCCGGACTGGCCGAGTTGCTCGCCGACGCCGACGTCCTCGTCAACTGTACCAGCGTCGGGATGGACGAGGACGAGACGCCGGTGCCGGCCGAGGCGTTACACGGCGAGCTGGCCGTTCTCGACGCCGTCTACTCGCCGCTGTCGACGCGGCTCCTGCGTGACGCCGCCGAGGTCGGGGCGACGACCATCGACGGCGCGTGGATGCTCCTGTATCAGGGCGTCGAGGCGTTCGAGCTCTGGACCGGCGAAGACGCGCCCGTAAACCCGATGAACGACGCACTTCGCGCGGGTCTGTGA
- a CDS encoding D-aminoacyl-tRNA deacylase: MLAVVVSRADEASVHVGEHLRETADWTETTDDSRPDADGGGTVYRTDEAELREFDDWHLELDGVAEAFDDPDLLVFASRHAGETDELLTAHHTGNFGEAEFGGEAGRFARACPNAQREVVTALAEHAPEGYEVGVECTHHGPTSVGVPSMFVEVGSAEAQWRDPDAARAVARAILSLRDVAADAPRENGSRRHLVGFGGGHYAPRFERVIRETDWAVGHVAADWSLSALDEWAETDAEREAVLERAFDASAADYALLEAERPALESTLERLGYRVVEETFVRETTGVPLELVEALEAEVAPVEGGLRFGDPATAAERRTDWEVVEPPADLRSEAAGIDAEALREWVASNALAFGTEQRGTVVTGPFVLPPETTRDSLVSALAEILRRRYDSVEREGDELVAREEAFDPDLARTTGVPEGPKFGKLSAGEAVEVDGDVIEPERVQRERIRRFTL; the protein is encoded by the coding sequence ATGCTCGCAGTCGTCGTCTCCCGGGCCGACGAAGCGTCCGTCCACGTGGGAGAACATCTGCGAGAGACCGCCGACTGGACGGAGACGACCGACGACAGCCGCCCCGACGCCGACGGCGGCGGCACCGTCTACCGAACCGACGAGGCGGAACTGCGCGAGTTCGACGACTGGCATCTCGAACTGGACGGCGTCGCCGAGGCGTTCGACGACCCCGACCTGCTCGTCTTCGCCTCCCGACACGCCGGCGAGACCGACGAACTCCTGACCGCCCATCACACCGGTAACTTCGGCGAGGCGGAGTTCGGCGGCGAAGCGGGGCGGTTCGCCCGCGCGTGTCCGAACGCCCAGCGCGAAGTCGTGACCGCGCTCGCCGAACACGCGCCCGAGGGCTACGAGGTCGGCGTCGAGTGCACGCACCACGGACCGACGAGCGTCGGCGTCCCCTCGATGTTCGTCGAAGTCGGGAGCGCCGAGGCGCAGTGGCGCGACCCCGACGCGGCCCGCGCCGTCGCTCGCGCGATTCTCTCCCTGCGTGACGTTGCGGCGGATGCGCCCCGGGAGAACGGCAGCCGTCGCCACCTCGTCGGCTTCGGCGGCGGCCACTACGCCCCGCGGTTCGAGCGCGTGATTCGGGAGACCGACTGGGCCGTCGGCCACGTCGCCGCCGACTGGTCCCTCTCGGCCCTCGACGAGTGGGCCGAGACCGACGCCGAACGCGAGGCGGTCCTCGAACGGGCCTTCGACGCCAGCGCGGCCGACTACGCCCTGCTGGAAGCCGAGCGACCGGCCCTCGAATCGACGCTGGAGCGACTCGGCTACCGAGTCGTCGAGGAGACGTTCGTCCGCGAGACCACCGGCGTCCCGCTCGAACTGGTCGAGGCGCTGGAGGCGGAAGTCGCGCCGGTCGAAGGCGGCCTCCGGTTCGGCGACCCGGCCACGGCGGCCGAGCGCCGGACCGACTGGGAGGTCGTCGAACCGCCCGCGGACCTCCGCTCCGAGGCCGCCGGCATCGACGCCGAGGCGCTTCGGGAGTGGGTCGCGTCCAACGCGCTCGCGTTCGGTACCGAGCAGCGCGGCACCGTCGTCACCGGGCCGTTCGTCCTGCCGCCCGAGACGACCCGCGATTCGCTGGTGTCGGCGCTGGCCGAGATTCTCCGCCGTCGCTACGACAGCGTCGAGCGGGAGGGCGACGAGCTCGTCGCCCGCGAGGAGGCGTTCGACCCCGACCTCGCGCGCACCACCGGCGTCCCCGAAGGCCCGAAGTTCGGAAAGCTCTCCGCGGGCGAGGCCGTCGAAGTCGACGGTGACGTAATCGAACCGGAGCGCGTCCAACGCGAACGTATACGTCGATTTACGCTGTAG
- the pabB gene encoding aminodeoxychorismate synthase, component I, whose amino-acid sequence MPTVETDRDTFERLASDAPKAARVPVAARVTVDDPFLAYRRARDPGGGVYLATTGGQSGWGYFGTAPADFLEVGADDGETLAALGELLDGETLVRGDCSVPYPCGAIGWLSYDVARELETLPESAVADRALPQLQVATYDRLAAWEEPRGDGPVALTVTACPRLDEYDSVERAYEFGKRHALELAREATKGDHSVEDPPVETDAAEFESDCTRESFAERVRTVKRYIRDGDTFQANVSQRLSAPAAVHPVEAFDALRTVNPAPYSALVEFPGVDLVSASPELLLHRDGDRLVTEPIAGTRPRGETPEVDDQLEADLLADEKERAEHAMLVDLERNDLGKVSRFGTVEVTDYRRVDRYSEVMHLVSEVEGRLRASATLEDAIAAVFPGGTITGAPKPRTMDIIDEVEETRRGPYTGSIGVFGFDGRATLNIVIRTLVRYADEYHLRVGAGVVHDSDPDSEYDETLDKGRALVNAVDEALGRRADFSVEGTR is encoded by the coding sequence ATGCCAACGGTCGAGACGGATCGCGACACGTTCGAGCGACTCGCGTCTGACGCCCCGAAGGCGGCGCGGGTCCCGGTCGCGGCCCGCGTCACCGTCGATGATCCCTTTCTCGCCTACCGGCGGGCGCGCGACCCCGGCGGCGGCGTCTATCTGGCGACGACGGGCGGCCAGTCGGGGTGGGGGTACTTCGGGACGGCACCCGCGGACTTCCTCGAGGTCGGTGCCGACGACGGCGAGACGCTCGCGGCGCTCGGCGAACTGCTCGACGGCGAGACGCTGGTTCGCGGCGACTGCTCGGTTCCGTATCCGTGCGGGGCGATCGGCTGGCTCTCCTACGACGTGGCCCGCGAGCTGGAGACGCTCCCCGAGAGCGCGGTCGCCGACCGAGCGCTGCCGCAGTTGCAGGTCGCCACCTACGACCGCCTCGCGGCGTGGGAAGAGCCGCGCGGCGACGGGCCGGTCGCACTCACCGTGACCGCGTGCCCTCGGCTCGACGAGTACGATTCCGTCGAACGAGCCTACGAGTTCGGCAAGCGACACGCGCTGGAGCTCGCCCGCGAGGCCACCAAGGGCGACCACAGCGTCGAGGACCCGCCGGTCGAGACGGACGCCGCCGAGTTCGAGAGCGACTGCACCCGCGAGTCGTTCGCGGAGCGCGTGCGGACGGTCAAGCGGTACATCCGCGACGGCGACACCTTTCAGGCGAACGTCTCACAGCGACTGAGCGCGCCCGCGGCGGTCCACCCCGTCGAGGCGTTCGACGCCCTTCGAACGGTGAATCCGGCCCCCTACTCGGCGCTCGTCGAGTTCCCCGGCGTCGACCTCGTCAGCGCCAGTCCGGAACTGCTGCTCCACCGCGACGGCGACCGCCTCGTCACCGAACCGATCGCCGGGACCCGCCCCCGCGGGGAGACGCCCGAGGTCGACGACCAGTTAGAGGCCGACCTACTGGCCGACGAGAAGGAGCGGGCCGAACACGCGATGCTCGTCGACTTAGAGCGCAACGACCTCGGGAAGGTGAGCCGCTTCGGCACGGTCGAGGTGACCGACTACCGCCGCGTCGACCGCTACTCCGAGGTGATGCATCTCGTCTCGGAAGTCGAGGGGCGACTGCGAGCGAGCGCCACGCTCGAAGACGCTATCGCGGCGGTGTTCCCCGGCGGCACCATCACTGGCGCGCCCAAACCCCGGACGATGGATATCATCGACGAGGTGGAGGAAACCCGCCGCGGTCCCTACACCGGCTCTATCGGCGTCTTCGGCTTCGACGGGCGAGCGACACTCAACATCGTCATCCGCACGCTGGTCCGGTACGCCGACGAGTACCACCTCCGGGTCGGCGCGGGCGTCGTCCACGACTCGGACCCCGACAGCGAGTACGACGAGACGCTGGATAAGGGGCGAGCGCTCGTCAACGCCGTCGACGAGGCGCTCGGCCGGCGAGCGGACTTCTCGGTGGAGGGGACGCGGTGA
- a CDS encoding anthranilate synthase component II has translation MSDRLGGDRRARGATPGDALAPTVLVVDNYDSFAYNLVQYVGEVVCRLGGSEDDVIVRRNDAVTVAEIRDLDPDGIVVSPGPGTPEDAGVSMPIFADLRYPTLGVCLGHQALCAANGASVGHAEAVVHGKSSKVTHDGTGVFADVPDPVEVGRYHSLAVGREGLPDVLEETAHTVEDAAEDVVMAVRHRDAPHVGVQFHPESILTDHGKTMVENFCLSCNTT, from the coding sequence GTGAGCGACCGACTCGGCGGCGACCGGCGCGCTCGCGGCGCGACGCCCGGCGACGCGCTCGCACCGACCGTCCTCGTCGTCGACAACTACGACTCGTTCGCGTACAACCTCGTCCAGTACGTCGGCGAGGTCGTCTGCCGACTCGGGGGGAGCGAGGACGACGTGATCGTCCGCCGCAACGACGCCGTCACCGTCGCGGAGATCCGCGACCTCGACCCCGACGGCATCGTCGTCTCGCCGGGGCCGGGGACGCCCGAGGACGCGGGCGTCTCTATGCCGATCTTCGCCGACCTGCGCTACCCGACGCTGGGCGTCTGTCTCGGTCATCAGGCGCTGTGTGCGGCCAACGGAGCCTCGGTCGGCCACGCCGAGGCCGTCGTCCACGGCAAGTCCTCGAAAGTGACCCACGACGGCACCGGCGTCTTCGCCGACGTCCCGGACCCGGTCGAGGTGGGCCGGTACCACTCGCTGGCCGTCGGCCGCGAGGGCTTACCCGACGTCCTCGAAGAGACCGCTCACACCGTCGAGGACGCGGCGGAAGACGTCGTGATGGCGGTCCGCCACCGCGACGCGCCCCACGTCGGCGTCCAGTTCCACCCCGAAAGCATCCTGACCGACCACGGGAAGACGATGGTCGAGAACTTCTGTCTCTCATGCAATACCACGTAG
- a CDS encoding sodium:calcium antiporter, producing MQIAGAVLLTAAWVGASLLGYGMGRVTTVAVSGLAVLGASFLLAWGAETAEKDVPRAFAIAVLAVLAVAPEYAVDALYAWNAGAGGATIEACSQLSPAAIDAGETELARACHDANLAVANMTGANRILIGVGWAGIALFTVMRASSTADPAVVNRDGFLKSAVQLDRDIATEIAFLFVATGWAFLVPLGGGIGALDTLFLVGLYVLYIGLVLKSDVEAHDHTVGVPEYLQSWSIPWRPLSVLVLFGYSGLMIFTAVEPFAHGLEAIGLANGIPSFFMIQWVAPLASESPELIVVAVLVNKARSTAGFNALISSKLNQWTLLIGTIAVVYSIAFGGYGVLPFDARQSAEIWITAAQSFFALALLCNFEISLREAVVLFVLFITQVLIEFALIQDLLVLPITSHDLLIGYTVLYVAAGLGLFFLRRESLKELFGRATDAFRTAMGREPVHVDQAD from the coding sequence GTGCAGATCGCGGGCGCGGTCCTGTTGACCGCCGCCTGGGTCGGTGCGAGCCTCCTCGGCTACGGGATGGGCCGAGTCACGACCGTCGCGGTGAGCGGACTGGCGGTCCTCGGCGCGTCGTTCCTCCTCGCGTGGGGGGCCGAGACGGCCGAGAAAGACGTGCCGCGCGCGTTCGCGATCGCCGTGCTCGCGGTGCTCGCCGTCGCCCCCGAGTACGCCGTCGACGCGCTCTACGCGTGGAACGCCGGGGCGGGTGGCGCGACCATCGAAGCCTGTTCGCAGCTCTCGCCGGCCGCCATCGACGCCGGCGAGACCGAGCTCGCGCGGGCCTGCCACGACGCCAACCTCGCCGTGGCGAACATGACCGGCGCGAACCGCATCCTCATCGGCGTCGGGTGGGCCGGTATCGCCCTGTTCACCGTCATGCGAGCGAGTTCGACCGCCGACCCCGCGGTCGTAAACCGGGATGGGTTCCTCAAGAGCGCGGTCCAGTTGGACCGCGACATCGCCACGGAGATCGCCTTCCTCTTCGTGGCGACCGGGTGGGCCTTCCTCGTTCCCCTCGGCGGCGGCATCGGCGCGCTCGACACGCTGTTCCTAGTCGGCCTCTACGTACTGTACATCGGTCTCGTCCTCAAGTCCGACGTCGAGGCCCACGACCACACCGTCGGCGTTCCCGAGTACCTCCAGTCGTGGTCGATCCCGTGGCGACCGCTGTCGGTGCTGGTGCTCTTCGGCTACTCCGGGCTGATGATATTCACCGCCGTGGAACCGTTCGCACACGGACTGGAGGCGATCGGACTGGCCAACGGCATCCCCTCGTTCTTCATGATTCAGTGGGTCGCACCGCTGGCCAGCGAGTCGCCGGAACTCATCGTCGTCGCGGTGCTGGTCAACAAGGCGCGTTCGACCGCCGGGTTCAACGCGCTCATCTCCTCGAAGCTCAACCAGTGGACGCTCCTCATCGGGACCATCGCCGTCGTCTACTCCATCGCGTTCGGCGGCTACGGCGTCCTCCCGTTCGACGCCCGCCAGTCCGCCGAGATCTGGATCACGGCCGCCCAGTCGTTCTTCGCGCTGGCGCTCCTCTGTAACTTCGAGATCTCGCTACGGGAAGCGGTCGTCCTGTTCGTCCTGTTCATCACGCAGGTGCTGATAGAGTTCGCGCTCATCCAGGACCTGCTGGTGTTGCCGATCACGAGCCACGACCTGCTCATCGGCTACACGGTCCTGTACGTCGCCGCCGGTCTCGGGCTGTTCTTCCTCCGGCGCGAGTCGCTGAAAGAGCTGTTCGGACGGGCGACCGACGCGTTCCGCACCGCGATGGGACGTGAGCCGGTCCACGTGGACCAGGCCGACTGA